The region CACTCAGTTAAAGGACTCCAAATTGACAAGATACGGTTGTTCAATGACACTTAGGGTCTACCATTCAAGGCGGCCGGAGTTAAAATACGCCATGTgtatcgccccccccccccttacgGGGGCGGTTGAACTTGACAACTTTGGTGAATATCATCAGGTCGTTTACCGTAAAAGGGTACTAACGTTTACAAAGCTACAACGGATTACTCATTATTCCTTACATGTTTAACTGCGCCCCCACTATACTTCTCACCGACACGTAATCTATTGCTGCCTCTGAAGGTTTCCTAAAGCAGGGCCTTTGCTATATGTGCTGAACCCTTGTTTACGTTTTGAGTGCAATGTCGACCAACGTTTAGGGTGTTTATCGTAAAAAGGTGATCCATTTGGGGACACTTCCCGTTTACCTTTCTATTGGAGTACATATGAAGTAGCGGCTACTAAGGGGATTTTCCTCCTTCCCCCATGCAAGTTTAACCATAtttgaaagaaagaagaaattgTAGAATGATGTGTTTTTCCAATTTTAACTTTGTTTCGGAGTAACTTCAGGCTGCGTGACATATAAAATTAGCGCAAGGCAAGTCTCATCCGAATCACCAAAGCTGTCAATAATATCAACGACAGGTCGGGGTTCTTGTCATGTTATGTGCCTCTTCAAATTACACTTTCCTGAAGATGATTCAGACTATGTCAAAAaagtttctttaattttttttagctAGTCGTTAATGCTAGACGTCAATGTCGGGTTGTCAGAAGAAGGTTACAAGATAACTTTAAATCATATCACAGACTGTTGCAAACGTTCACTTCGAATGTATTTAATTTTGTCATTAAAGAGAGGTTCGGGATATTTACCCTTCCGGGCAGGAGTTTTCAAGATAAGGCTGTAGCAGGGGTGCTTTATCAAAACGTACAATTCTTAAAGAAGCCCTAACAactataaattaaaaaacaatatATGACAATTCTTCCACTCAAATAACTTTTGAATGTCTTTTCAGACAGCAGATACAAATACATTATATCGTATCTTGGGCAGGCCCTTCCCTCCCAAGTCGTCACCGAAACTCACCTGTACAATGCCGCCTTTCATCATCCGATACAACCTACCATAAGCTAGGATGCGGACAGACTTAAGTCTTGTTTTCAAACTAGCATCAGTGCTCAATGGAGACTTTTCCAAATCGATTTGTACTGTTAATGTTCCTTTGTCACGTTCACGACAGTCCATAGTCAGCGTGATGAGACAGCCCTCGTCGCCCTGGTAAGGGTATCTAAAGCCATCGTACGTCCGGAAGTGAGGTTCACCATACACACATGCCACCGGACAGCTGTCAAGTCCTACACAATGTGTGAAAGTACACCACTCTTATGTCACCTTCGGAACTATAGCTGATATGAACTGGTAGCCTACTAACAACATCGGAATTGCTTCAATAAAGTCATCATCAACAAAAGAGAAAGACAAGATCTTTAATACCTTTTACTGTGTACATGGTGTCGTTAACAGAGGAATTGCATTACACTGCGGGCGATGAAAAGATAAATTAGCAAGAACCATTTTCTACTACTATGTTGTAGCAGACTATGTTACTGAAACTATGTTGTAATCCGCAGAGTGAAATTCATTTCGAGTTACGCCCATAGATACAatgatacatagatacatacataaatacattgttatgtatgtcattttccccccactcatcatgacctgagtttaagtAGTCTAGAATATTCTCAGGGACACCGCCCATaacgacctcacaaccttgaattcaattagtcatgtttggaatgttctggaaatttaattagttgtgtatgagagataattttagaacagtaattagcatgtcaaatCCCAGACAAGCCCCAAATTTTGTTACGtgtagaaaacgaacaaaagggtgaactcagtaGTTTCcgtataaaatgaaatttattacgaaaaataaaaccaattgctaagtcagggatcgaatacaaactgtaaaagtgtacagactacttatctcagctgggacggcaaagctccagtctcagagttgtaacagtcagtcggattaatgaacagtcctttggcttgcaggcttgaagttgcacaaagtccacagtataaatccagcgttggcagtgaaggtcttgaaaagtcttgaaaataatactgctggagtttcaaaagtcttgaagtaacacgcaagagacacgatcccaaaatgtctgactgcaagctgtgcacgtccctatttatacccatgtgcttacataggagcatataagaacaatctagaacttttattgacatgctaattactgttctaaaattatctctcttgcacaactaattaaatttccagaatatTCCAAACAtaactaattgaattcaaggttgtgaggtcgttAAGGGCAGTAACCTTGAGAAtattctagactaattaaactcaggtcatgattagtgttggggaaaatgacatacatacatacatacatacatacatacatacatacatacatacatacatacatacatacatacatacatacatacatacatacatacatacatacatacatacatacatacatacatacatacatacatacatacatacatacatacatacatacatacatacattcatacatacatacatacatacatacatacatacatacatacatacatacatacatacatacatacatacatacatacatacatacatacatacatacatacatacatacatacatacatacatacatacatacatacatacatacatacatacatacgttgtAAGGCCATTTTGATCATCTACAGTAGTGTTGCTTCCTCTAATTGAATAGATATCAGATAAGTCTTTGAAATAATATGCTACACTCACCGGTGACTATCGTTTTCTGTTCCTCCGTAACAGAGTTGCCGCTATCGTCGTAGTACACAATGCTTAAATTGTATGTTGTGTTTCTCTCGAATACCCTAATCACTATATCTTGGCAGTAGATACCAACCAGAGTGAAGTCAACAGTCCATTCGTACAGGACGCCACCACTGAAACCCAACACCGATATCTTGCAAGATTTGATGTATGTCAAACATAGTCTCAGAAATACCATTTTGTCATAGATAAGAAGAATGTCGGAGTTTACAGCGGGTTGTGCTGCCGAGGAAGTAAAGCAAATAATGCGCATGTCAGCCACAGCAATCCGCACACTCCTGATATATACAATGGAAAAtgcgaggtacatgaatattctacATTAATTGAATCGTTAGGATAAAATGTGAAgggaaacaatgctcattaatataatcTGCATACATGAAATACTAATCCATATGCCATATTGCACTAATAACCCTGAGACCAAACTGTCTTCAATTTCAACTCATAGTCGTAACCTTTCTCTCAGTTCTACtatatttcatacatgtatcCGATAAGGAGAACGGCCTCAATTCAGAAGTACGATACAAAGCTTACGAGATAGTCTAGTTTCTCGCTCGAGTTCCGGAAGTTGTGCTAGGTCCTCGTTCGAACCAGTACTCGGGAGCTGAAAAAAGCAGGAACATGCACGTAACAGAGTAGAAAGACGGACGGATTGTCAGGAAGAAAGAAAGGGGACCCGACAGACACATCATTATATGTGGTTACATCTTCGAAGTTACACGCCCCGCTACAGA is a window of Ptychodera flava strain L36383 unplaced genomic scaffold, AS_Pfla_20210202 Scaffold_38__1_contigs__length_1544198_pilon, whole genome shotgun sequence DNA encoding:
- the LOC139127867 gene encoding uncharacterized protein, yielding MCRSQPLLLLIFLVVFACNGVNAAKLPSTGSNEDLAQLPELERETRLSPQPAVNSDILLIYDKMVFLRLCLTYIKSCKISVLGFSGGVLYEWTVDFTLVGIYCQDIVIRVFERNTTYNLSIVYYDDSGNSVTEEQKTIVTGLDSCPVACVYGEPHFRTYDGFRYPYQGDEGCLITLTMDCRERDKGTLTVQIDLEKSPLSTDASLKTRLKSVRILAYGRLYRMMKGGIVQVSFGDDLGGKGLPKIRYNVFVSAV